One window of the Natrinema sp. CBA1119 genome contains the following:
- the mutS gene encoding DNA mismatch repair protein MutS: protein MTEATGIVGEFFSLKEETDAEILTMQCGDFYEFFGEDAEIVSEELDLKVSQKSSHGSSYPMAGVPIDDLTPYLKALVERGYRVAVADQYETDSGHAREIVRVVTPGTLLETSDADAQYLAAVVDGSGSAGDSSGSSTTDSGYGLAFADVTTGRFLVADATDVDDALTELYRFDPVEVLPGPDARADDELLNTVSDRTDATLTLHETEAFAPKRATHAVREQFGTETVDRLSVAEPTVAAAGAILSYVDETGAGVLASMTRIQAHHGDDHVTLDATTQRNLELTETMQGKRDGSLFATIDHTETSAGGRLLKEWLQRPRRSLETLERRQESVAALSTAALARDEVQETLGETYDLARLASKATHGSADARDLLAVQETLAVLPALADAIASNPDLADSPLSEIVDRPDRDAARELRETLEEAIADEPPSTVTQGELLQCGYDDELDEVIERHEAIKEWLDTLADREKGQYGLSHVTVDRNKTDGYYIQVGKSAADGVPDHYEEIKTLKNSKRFTTDELEEKEREILRLEERRGDLEYELFEELREQVAARAELLQDVGRALATVDALASLATHAAENRWIQPELHQGDRLTLEQGRHPVVEQTTEFVPNNVRLDEDRGFLVVTGPNMSGKSTYMRQVACIVLLAQIGSFVPAKEAEIGLVDGIFTRVGALDELAQGRSTFMVEMSELSNILHTATEESLVILDEVGRGTATYDGISIAWAATEYLHNEVKAKTLFATHYHELTGLAENLPRVANVHVAADERDGEVTFLRTVRDGPTDRSYGIHVADLAGVPDPVVDRSRDVLERLREEKAIEAKGGGSSEPVQAVFDLGSGTMQTQGEPGRAQAQAASTDGGPMDPDSDAGSSAGDSDAGSSAGDSDTESLDANSDTRPIDPDTEAVLEDLESIDVNTTPPIELVSRVQELQERLEK, encoded by the coding sequence ATGACCGAGGCGACGGGGATCGTCGGAGAGTTCTTCTCGTTGAAAGAGGAGACCGACGCCGAAATACTGACGATGCAGTGTGGCGATTTCTACGAGTTCTTCGGCGAGGACGCCGAGATCGTCAGCGAGGAGCTCGACCTCAAAGTCTCCCAGAAGTCCTCCCACGGCTCGTCGTACCCCATGGCCGGCGTGCCGATCGACGATCTGACGCCCTACCTCAAGGCCCTCGTCGAACGCGGCTACCGCGTCGCCGTCGCCGATCAGTACGAAACCGACTCCGGCCACGCGCGCGAAATCGTCCGCGTCGTGACCCCCGGCACCCTGCTCGAGACCAGCGACGCCGACGCCCAGTATCTCGCGGCGGTCGTCGACGGCAGCGGGAGCGCCGGCGACTCGAGTGGCAGTTCGACGACCGATTCGGGCTACGGCCTCGCCTTCGCCGACGTGACGACCGGTCGATTCCTCGTCGCGGACGCCACTGACGTCGACGACGCGCTGACGGAACTGTACCGCTTCGATCCAGTCGAGGTGCTGCCGGGACCCGACGCGCGAGCCGACGACGAGCTGCTGAACACCGTCAGCGACCGGACCGACGCGACGCTGACGCTCCACGAAACCGAGGCGTTCGCGCCGAAGCGGGCGACCCACGCGGTTCGCGAGCAGTTCGGCACCGAAACCGTCGACCGGCTGTCGGTCGCGGAGCCGACCGTCGCGGCGGCCGGTGCGATCCTCTCCTACGTCGATGAGACCGGGGCGGGCGTGCTCGCCTCGATGACCCGGATCCAGGCCCACCACGGCGACGATCACGTCACGCTGGACGCGACCACGCAGCGCAACCTCGAGCTGACCGAAACCATGCAAGGGAAGCGCGACGGGTCGCTGTTCGCGACGATCGACCACACCGAGACCAGCGCCGGCGGCCGCCTGCTCAAGGAGTGGCTCCAGCGGCCCCGGCGCTCGCTCGAGACCCTCGAGCGACGACAGGAGAGCGTGGCCGCGCTCTCGACGGCGGCGCTGGCCCGCGACGAGGTACAGGAGACGCTGGGCGAGACCTACGATCTGGCCCGCCTCGCCTCGAAGGCAACCCACGGGAGTGCAGACGCGCGAGATTTGCTCGCGGTTCAGGAGACGCTCGCTGTCCTGCCCGCGCTGGCCGACGCCATTGCGTCGAATCCGGATTTGGCCGACTCGCCCCTCTCGGAGATCGTCGACCGCCCGGATCGCGACGCCGCGCGGGAGCTGCGGGAGACCCTCGAGGAAGCCATCGCCGACGAGCCGCCGTCGACGGTGACCCAGGGGGAACTCCTCCAGTGTGGGTACGACGACGAGCTCGACGAGGTAATCGAGCGCCACGAGGCGATTAAGGAGTGGCTCGACACGCTCGCCGACCGCGAGAAGGGACAGTACGGCCTGAGCCACGTGACCGTCGACCGGAACAAGACCGACGGCTACTACATTCAGGTGGGCAAGTCGGCCGCCGACGGCGTCCCGGATCACTACGAGGAGATCAAGACGCTGAAGAACTCGAAGCGCTTTACGACCGACGAACTCGAGGAGAAGGAACGCGAAATACTCCGACTCGAGGAGCGACGCGGCGACCTCGAGTACGAACTCTTCGAGGAACTCCGCGAGCAGGTGGCCGCGCGGGCCGAACTGCTACAGGACGTGGGACGGGCGCTGGCGACGGTCGACGCGCTCGCGAGTCTGGCGACTCACGCGGCCGAGAACCGCTGGATTCAGCCGGAGTTGCACCAAGGCGACCGCCTCACGCTCGAGCAGGGCCGACACCCGGTCGTCGAGCAGACGACGGAGTTCGTCCCGAACAACGTCCGACTCGACGAGGACAGGGGATTCCTCGTGGTGACCGGGCCCAACATGTCGGGCAAGTCGACGTACATGCGCCAGGTCGCCTGTATCGTCCTGCTGGCCCAGATCGGCAGCTTCGTTCCGGCGAAGGAGGCCGAGATCGGGCTGGTCGACGGCATCTTCACCCGGGTCGGCGCACTGGACGAACTCGCACAGGGCCGGTCGACGTTCATGGTCGAAATGAGCGAGCTCTCGAACATCCTTCACACGGCGACCGAGGAGTCGCTGGTCATTTTAGACGAGGTGGGGCGGGGCACCGCGACGTACGACGGCATCTCGATCGCGTGGGCCGCGACGGAGTACCTCCACAACGAGGTCAAAGCGAAGACCCTCTTCGCGACCCATTACCACGAACTGACCGGACTCGCGGAGAACCTCCCCCGCGTCGCCAACGTCCACGTCGCGGCGGACGAACGCGACGGCGAGGTGACCTTCCTCCGGACCGTCCGCGACGGCCCGACCGACCGCTCCTATGGAATTCACGTCGCCGACCTCGCCGGTGTCCCCGACCCCGTCGTCGACCGCTCGAGGGACGTCCTCGAGCGACTGCGCGAGGAGAAGGCTATCGAGGCGAAAGGCGGCGGCTCGAGCGAACCCGTGCAAGCGGTCTTCGATCTGGGGAGCGGAACGATGCAGACGCAAGGAGAGCCGGGCCGTGCGCAGGCACAGGCGGCATCGACAGACGGCGGTCCGATGGATCCCGATTCCGACGCCGGATCGTCGGCGGGCGACTCCGACGCCGGATCGTCGGCGGGCGACTCCGACACCGAATCGCTCGATGCCAACTCCGACACCCGACCGATCGATCCCGACACCGAAGCCGTCCTCGAGGACCTCGAGTCGATCGACGTGAACACGACGCCGCCGATCGAACTCGTCTCGAGAGTCCAGGAGCTACAGGAGCGACTCGAGAAGTGA